Genomic segment of Candidatus Obscuribacterales bacterium:
AGCTGTTGGATCCCCTGTTTCCATGGGGTCAAAGGCGCTGACCTTCACGTTCAAATCACCGGCTAAGGAGGCAAACGCTTCATCTCCAGCTTGGGGCTCGGTGAGTAGGGTTTTGAGACTAGAAGCTTCCACCGTTTCAATCACCCGCCGCACGTCTTCGGGAGAAGGGTTCACGTCCGGCACATCTACCAAAAACTCTGCTTCGAGACCATAGCTCTCGGCAAAGTAGGGCGCAAAGTCATGAAACGCCACAAAGGTTTGCCCCGCGTAAGGCGCAAGGCGTTCCGTGAATTCTGCATCAAGGGCCTGAAGCTGCTCAATGTAGGCGGCAGCGTTGGTCGTGTAGTCGGTTTCGCCGTCTGGATCAACCGCAATCAGACCATCGCGAATCGTTTCCACCTGTTGAATCACCCGCTTGGGATCGAGCCAGATGTGAGGGTTATACGCCCCATGGTGGACGTGACCAGCATGGCTATCGCCACTTTCTGCTGCCTGAT
This window contains:
- a CDS encoding zinc ABC transporter substrate-binding protein, whose amino-acid sequence is VKNGLEMEFFLDDLVANAGNADLVVIDTSEGVAVLSNEDVEGHGDEHGDDHGHDHGDDPDHNHGDDQAAESGDSHAGHVHHGAYNPHIWLDPKRVIQQVETIRDGLIAVDPDGETDYTTNAAAYIEQLQALDAEFTERLAPYAGQTFVAFHDFAPYFAESYGLEAEFLVDVPDVNPSPEDVRRVIETVEASSLKTLLTEPQAGDEAFASLAGDLNVKVSAFDPMETGDPTATEPEAYFTIMRQNVDVLEAAFSSSVQSRLSPWIPQPLASILQPTGTTRPFATVAQPVGVR